The genome window CCTCGTCGCGGGCGAACTGCAGCAGACCGTTGATCTCGTCCGAGCCTTCGAGCTCCATCTGCGCCGACTCCAGCACCTGGACCGCGCCGTCGTAGTCCTTCTTTTTGAGGGCTTCCTTGGCCTTGTGGAGGTAGTCGGCTTTCAGCTGCTCGGTCTTTTCGCTTTCGGCCGCGTCGCGCACCCTGGCCAGCATCGACTGCATGCGGGCGTCGCCCGGAACCTTCTTGACCGCCTGCTCCAGCAGCGCCAGGGCCTCGCCGGCCTTTCCGGCATCGAGCAGTTTGCGCGCCTCGGCCATCTGCTCGTCGCCCAGCTTCCGCCGCCCGGTCGCCTCCCGCTGCTTCTCCGCCATGGTCTTGAGCTTGAGCAGGCCGGGGTCGTTGGGGAACTTCAGCAGGGCTTCGTCGGCGGTGTTGCAGGCAGCCTCGTAGTCGTCGCGGCTGATGGCGTCGTTGATCTCGTTGGTGAAGCGGTCCAGGTCCTTCCGGCGCTGCTCCCTCTCCCGACCGGAGGAAGCCAGATTCATCAGGGAATGGATCTCCTGGCTGGCGGCGTCGATGGACTCCGCTTTCTTCAAAACCTCGAAGGCGGCGGTGAACTTGAGCGCGGAAATGTTCCTGCGCGCCTCGTCCAGCAGCCCCTGCACCTGCTTCTCCTTCCCTCTCTCCGAAAGCTCTTTGGAGACAGTGGCTTGGAGCGCCCTGGCTTGGGTGTTGCTGGAATCGAGCGAAAGAGCTTCCTCCGCCGACCTCTGTGCCGCCTCGAGATCGCCGGCGTGGTAGGAGGAATCGGCGCGGTGCAGCACGTCGTCCAGCTTCTTCTTCTGGTTCTTGGCCTCCTGGGCCAGGTCGCGGAGGTTGAGCAGTTCAGTATTTGCCTTGTCCAGGGTGACGGCCTGCTCGGCGTAAGCCAGCGCGTCGTCGTAGAGTTTCTGGGCCAGCGCGTCCTCGGCGTGGGAGCGCAGCTGTTTGATCTGCTCGCCGCGCTGCTGCTTCTGCAGGCGCTGCTGCACGTCGTGCATCAGCTCTTTGGCCTCGTGGTGCTGCGTATCCACCTTCAGCACCTGCTGCAGCAGCTCCTTGGCCTTGCTCAGCTCCTGCTTCTCGATGGAGGCCTTGGCCTTCTCCACATATTCGCTGACCATCGTCTTCTTGAGCTGTTCCTGGACGCGCGAGAGGTCGAAGGCGAAGTCCTCGGCGGTGGCGTAGCGCTCCTCCCGGTCCTTGGAGAGGGCCTTGTGCAGCACTTCCTCCAGATCCGGAGGATAGACGGGCAGGAAGTTCTTCAGCGGCGGCGGCGGCTCGTGGATGATCTTCAGCAGCGTGGAGGCGGTGTCCTTGCCGTCGAAGGGCAGGGTGTAGGTGAGAAGCTCATACAGCATCACACCGGCGGAAAAGATGTCGGTGCGGCCGTCCACCACCTGGGCGTTGATCTGCTCCGGCGACATGTAGGTGATGGTGCCCACCACCTGACCGGTGCGGGTGAGGGACTGGTCGCCGATGCGGGCGATGCCGAAATCCACGATCTTGACCGTCCCATCGTTCAGGACCATGAGGTTGGCGGGTTTGATGTCGCGATGGACGATACCTTTCTGGTGGGCGTAGTTCAGCCCGTTGCAGGCCTGGATGATGTAGTCCAGCTTCTGCACCATGGAGAGTTCGCGGCGGCTGGCGATCAGCTTGTCCAGCGGGTCCCCTTGCAGGTACTCCATCACCAGGTAGGGATTGCCTTCCTGATCGCCTAGGTCGTAGACGATGACGATGTTGGGGTGCTGCAGCATGCCCGTGGACTGGGCTTCGCGGTAGAAGCGCTTGAGCAGGTCGGGGTTGTCGGCGAAGCCCCCGGTCATCATCTTGATGGCAACCAGGCGGCCGATGCGGGGGTCGGTGGCCTTGTACACCACGCCCATGCCGCCCTTGCCCAGGACGTCGACGACCTCGTACTTCCCGATCTTGTTGACCGTGGGTTGCGCCATTTATTGCGCCACCTTGAGCAATTGTCCGCCCATCACTACCGTAGCCCCCACGGGC of Terriglobales bacterium contains these proteins:
- a CDS encoding protein kinase, with product MAQPTVNKIGKYEVVDVLGKGGMGVVYKATDPRIGRLVAIKMMTGGFADNPDLLKRFYREAQSTGMLQHPNIVIVYDLGDQEGNPYLVMEYLQGDPLDKLIASRRELSMVQKLDYIIQACNGLNYAHQKGIVHRDIKPANLMVLNDGTVKIVDFGIARIGDQSLTRTGQVVGTITYMSPEQINAQVVDGRTDIFSAGVMLYELLTYTLPFDGKDTASTLLKIIHEPPPPLKNFLPVYPPDLEEVLHKALSKDREERYATAEDFAFDLSRVQEQLKKTMVSEYVEKAKASIEKQELSKAKELLQQVLKVDTQHHEAKELMHDVQQRLQKQQRGEQIKQLRSHAEDALAQKLYDDALAYAEQAVTLDKANTELLNLRDLAQEAKNQKKKLDDVLHRADSSYHAGDLEAAQRSAEEALSLDSSNTQARALQATVSKELSERGKEKQVQGLLDEARRNISALKFTAAFEVLKKAESIDAASQEIHSLMNLASSGREREQRRKDLDRFTNEINDAISRDDYEAACNTADEALLKFPNDPGLLKLKTMAEKQREATGRRKLGDEQMAEARKLLDAGKAGEALALLEQAVKKVPGDARMQSMLARVRDAAESEKTEQLKADYLHKAKEALKKKDYDGAVQVLESAQMELEGSDEINGLLQFARDEAASQSKRKKIEAAAEEAQRLIGEGEYERAVQVLETAMKQTPDEDLRGVLNDARRHVEEFTRKVDAAVGKAQRMLEARKVDDAVKFLESQDKSFARSSQFTAVLEKARTEFDQAKGVAGAIEKAKEAADKGDFLNAMKIAEACKKTYGETPEVKQALLDLETKRQAIARNAVEKAIRDARTLLLSRQYRPALQSLEAVAGLVTAAPADLQTQYESLKKDATSGASRQKKEADLGKTIVAGSTDMSQTVVAGSYESSGSRPAMPAPPAHLDKTVAIPAPTGQRPAAVPTPRPAMAPTPTRTVSAPPAPGKKSPIMMIAIAAIAFVVLAVGGYVGYKKFVGPGDATTYIEINAVPWGTVKTITSTGGGKAIEVNQQTPIRWPVPEGEFTVVVAGPDGTEKSETVKATNDSPGSCTPVYEAIDVEKILNAH